The following coding sequences lie in one Yoonia sp. G8-12 genomic window:
- a CDS encoding dihydroneopterin aldolase: MTDDIRLAFAHPSERAEATSSIPFDRISLRDYVVEVEIGAFQQERGTLQRVRFNIVVEVLPLSGPIDDDVDRILSYDKVTEAISNELDAERINLLETLAARVAERILLEPQAERVFVRIEKLDRGPFALGVEIVRARDGVDLGGQDHVAAPHPRIVYLSNAAVQSPHLAAWIDQLAAMDAPLILCVGPSDVAAPQAENALAQRRIDLLAIEQNAWALAARDRRGMVVSSRTELDWAMKNGQICIWAPSKIVLDAVDGPSASPRDAVALVAWFAEEMSAKELLVIGQPAPQSDIPVRAVPSETSDLS; this comes from the coding sequence ATGACCGATGATATACGCCTTGCCTTTGCCCATCCAAGCGAGAGGGCTGAGGCCACCAGCAGCATTCCGTTTGATCGTATTTCCCTGCGCGACTATGTCGTTGAGGTTGAGATCGGCGCTTTTCAGCAAGAGCGGGGCACACTCCAGCGGGTGCGCTTTAATATCGTGGTCGAGGTTTTGCCGCTCAGCGGGCCGATTGATGACGATGTGGATCGTATCCTGTCCTACGACAAGGTGACCGAAGCAATCAGCAACGAGTTGGACGCCGAGCGGATCAACCTGCTTGAAACACTCGCCGCGCGCGTGGCCGAACGGATCTTGCTCGAACCGCAGGCAGAGCGTGTCTTTGTGCGCATCGAGAAACTCGACCGTGGTCCATTCGCGTTAGGGGTCGAGATTGTCCGCGCGCGGGATGGTGTTGATTTGGGTGGTCAAGACCACGTGGCGGCCCCGCATCCGCGCATTGTTTACCTCTCGAATGCTGCCGTTCAAAGCCCGCATCTTGCTGCATGGATCGACCAATTGGCAGCCATGGATGCCCCGCTTATTCTCTGCGTTGGCCCCTCTGACGTGGCGGCCCCGCAGGCAGAGAATGCGCTGGCCCAACGCCGCATTGACCTGCTTGCGATTGAACAAAATGCATGGGCGCTGGCCGCACGGGACCGCCGCGGTATGGTTGTCAGTTCGCGCACGGAATTGGATTGGGCGATGAAGAATGGCCAAATTTGCATCTGGGCACCCTCCAAGATTGTTCTTGATGCGGTGGATGGCCCATCGGCCAGCCCGCGCGATGCCGTGGCCCTAGTCGCATGGTTTGCCGAAGAAATGAGCGCGAAGGAATTGCTGGTCATCGGCCAGCCCGCGCCGCAATCAGATATTCCCGTCCGCGCCGTGCCGTCAGAGACCTCTGACCTGTCATGA
- a CDS encoding cell wall hydrolase produces the protein MTVLKAIIAACFAAILSVGPTSAFADEVMASRLEAILGQERQALSVVSDSRLSMLTSLPPAQERGVETQTGLVYDRDYLSDLPAADGGSEWQCLAEALYFEARGETVRGMFAVGEVIMNRVDSNSYPDSLCGVINQGTGRQYACQFTYTCDGKPETIAEPRSWERVGKVARMLIDGAPRALTGGATHYHTKAVNPSWAQRFPRTAAIGFHYFYRQPVRTASM, from the coding sequence ATGACTGTATTGAAGGCGATTATCGCCGCATGTTTTGCGGCTATTCTTTCTGTTGGGCCAACATCAGCCTTTGCAGATGAAGTGATGGCAAGCCGTTTGGAAGCCATCTTGGGTCAAGAACGTCAGGCTTTGTCGGTTGTATCTGACAGCCGTTTGAGCATGTTGACCAGCTTGCCGCCTGCGCAAGAGCGCGGCGTCGAGACACAGACCGGATTGGTCTATGATCGTGACTATCTGTCCGACTTACCTGCTGCAGATGGCGGATCCGAGTGGCAGTGCCTTGCCGAAGCTCTCTATTTTGAAGCACGTGGTGAAACTGTCCGTGGTATGTTCGCTGTTGGCGAAGTCATCATGAACCGCGTCGACAGCAACTCTTATCCTGATTCGCTATGTGGCGTGATCAACCAAGGCACCGGCCGCCAGTATGCTTGCCAGTTCACTTATACTTGCGACGGTAAACCTGAAACCATCGCCGAGCCCCGTTCATGGGAGCGTGTTGGCAAAGTCGCCCGTATGCTGATTGATGGCGCACCGCGCGCCTTGACCGGTGGTGCGACCCACTATCACACCAAGGCCGTGAACCCATCATGGGCGCAGCGTTTTCCACGCACTGCCGCAATCGGGTTCCACTACTTCTATCGTCAGCCTGTCCGCACGGCATCGATGTAA
- a CDS encoding putative PEP-binding protein, which translates to MQQQTTYGPLTLITPTAAMKASVHGGRAKCLQRLVRLEMPVPVTVALSFDAVHDAAIGNLPDMQKLLGPFGDAPLLSVRPSSQDPDWGGPSAILNVGMNDARLAELTQTIGAEAATKLYLRFVQSYAIHVARLDPDEFYLPDVADAASLKTMLDTFEFETDEPFPQDPAVQLAEVLRSMARAWDGTTARLLRQAKGAPADAGLGLVVQAMALGAGQGECGQGVMQFVDSTSGAPKIIGRYLSASKDHAYDLAPDAEGALYLTRDARGPALEDICPEQYAQLVSYGDICRRRLREEMEIKFTLKDGALQILDAVRVQRSSRASVRIAVALAEDGVIPREEAVMRVQPSALSELLHRQVDPEAKRDVIVGGIAASPGAATGRIVLTAHEAQASAARGEACVLVRRETTPEDIRGMHAAHAVLTMRGGVTSHAAVIGRGIGLPCVVGASDLTIDRKNGVITAPDGRRFKAGDVITVDGSRGQVLAGEPPMLEAALDGAFQTLLEWADDFRDIGVRANADTPADAQTARNFAAEGIGLCRTEHMFFEGDRLGVMREMIFAEESDDRKEVLDRLLPMQRADFQALFEIMAGKNVCVRLFDPPLHEFLPSDKAGMRDLAEQVALPLPVVIERVDALAEYNPMLGMRGVRLGIAIPEIYDMQTRAIFEALVAVGKKGISINVEIMIPLVSAMREVELQKARIAGVANAVRAKNKADFAYRLGVMVETPRAALRAQDIVEHAEFLSFGTNDLTQMTYGLSRDDAGRFMSSYVQQGVYAEDPFHTLDIEGVGELISIGAERGRLGRSDVVLSLCGEHGGDRSAIAFCRAQKFDYISCSPFRVPVARLTAAQLALADRVLR; encoded by the coding sequence GTGCAGCAACAGACGACATACGGGCCCCTGACGCTCATCACGCCGACCGCTGCCATGAAGGCATCGGTGCATGGCGGGCGGGCGAAATGTCTGCAACGGCTGGTACGGTTGGAGATGCCGGTGCCGGTGACTGTCGCGCTGTCGTTTGATGCGGTCCACGATGCGGCGATTGGCAATCTGCCAGACATGCAAAAACTGTTGGGACCCTTTGGCGATGCACCGCTGTTGTCTGTGCGGCCATCTAGCCAAGACCCCGATTGGGGTGGCCCCAGTGCGATCCTGAATGTCGGCATGAATGACGCGCGTCTGGCCGAACTGACCCAGACGATCGGGGCCGAGGCGGCCACCAAGCTCTACCTGCGCTTCGTGCAGTCCTACGCGATCCATGTGGCGCGTCTTGATCCCGATGAATTCTATCTGCCCGATGTAGCCGATGCCGCCAGTCTGAAAACCATGCTCGACACGTTCGAGTTTGAAACCGATGAACCCTTTCCGCAGGATCCTGCCGTGCAACTGGCCGAAGTGCTGCGCTCGATGGCGCGCGCGTGGGATGGCACAACGGCGCGTTTGCTACGGCAGGCCAAGGGCGCGCCTGCGGATGCGGGTCTCGGGCTTGTCGTGCAGGCGATGGCATTGGGCGCGGGGCAGGGCGAATGTGGTCAGGGTGTGATGCAGTTCGTGGATTCGACGTCAGGCGCGCCCAAGATCATTGGCCGCTATCTGAGCGCCAGTAAGGATCATGCCTATGACCTCGCGCCGGATGCCGAAGGCGCGCTTTATCTGACGCGCGACGCGCGCGGGCCCGCGCTTGAGGATATCTGCCCCGAACAATATGCGCAGCTTGTCTCTTACGGCGATATCTGCCGCCGCCGCTTGCGCGAAGAGATGGAGATCAAGTTCACGCTCAAAGACGGAGCGCTCCAGATACTGGACGCTGTGCGCGTGCAGCGCAGTTCGCGCGCGTCGGTCCGTATTGCCGTGGCTTTGGCAGAAGACGGTGTAATTCCGCGCGAAGAGGCGGTGATGCGGGTGCAGCCTTCGGCTCTATCAGAGTTGTTGCACCGCCAGGTTGATCCTGAGGCAAAGCGCGATGTGATCGTGGGTGGCATTGCCGCCAGCCCCGGTGCGGCCACTGGCCGGATTGTGCTGACCGCGCACGAGGCACAGGCCAGTGCCGCCCGTGGCGAGGCCTGCGTTCTGGTGCGCCGCGAAACCACGCCCGAGGATATCCGCGGCATGCACGCCGCCCATGCGGTGCTGACGATGCGCGGCGGCGTGACCAGCCATGCCGCTGTGATCGGGCGCGGTATTGGTCTGCCTTGTGTTGTGGGGGCGTCTGATCTGACGATTGACCGCAAGAATGGCGTCATTACCGCCCCAGACGGGCGACGGTTCAAGGCCGGTGACGTGATTACCGTGGATGGTAGTCGCGGTCAGGTCTTGGCAGGTGAGCCGCCTATGCTGGAAGCCGCCCTTGATGGCGCGTTCCAGACCTTGCTGGAATGGGCCGATGATTTCCGCGATATCGGTGTGCGTGCCAATGCCGATACGCCCGCCGATGCGCAAACCGCCCGGAATTTCGCCGCCGAAGGCATCGGGTTGTGCCGGACCGAGCATATGTTCTTTGAGGGCGACCGTCTTGGTGTTATGCGCGAGATGATTTTTGCCGAAGAAAGCGACGACCGCAAAGAGGTGCTGGACCGTCTTCTGCCGATGCAGCGTGCCGATTTTCAGGCCCTGTTCGAGATTATGGCCGGAAAGAACGTTTGCGTGCGTCTGTTTGATCCGCCACTGCACGAATTTCTACCCTCTGACAAAGCGGGGATGCGCGATCTGGCCGAACAAGTGGCCCTCCCTTTGCCTGTTGTCATCGAACGTGTTGACGCGCTGGCAGAATACAACCCCATGCTGGGGATGCGTGGCGTGCGTCTGGGAATCGCTATTCCCGAGATTTACGACATGCAGACCCGCGCCATTTTTGAGGCTTTGGTGGCTGTCGGGAAGAAAGGCATCTCGATCAATGTCGAGATCATGATCCCGCTGGTCAGCGCCATGCGCGAAGTCGAGCTGCAAAAGGCGCGGATTGCCGGGGTGGCAAATGCCGTACGCGCCAAGAACAAAGCGGACTTTGCGTATCGGTTGGGTGTGATGGTGGAAACGCCGCGCGCGGCTTTGCGTGCGCAGGACATCGTCGAACATGCCGAGTTTTTATCGTTTGGTACCAATGACCTGACCCAGATGACCTATGGGTTGTCGCGCGATGACGCGGGCCGCTTTATGTCATCGTATGTCCAGCAGGGTGTTTACGCAGAGGACCCGTTCCATACGCTCGATATCGAAGGCGTGGGCGAGCTGATTTCAATCGGTGCTGAGCGCGGCCGATTGGGACGTTCTGATGTTGTTCTGTCGCTTTGTGGTGAACACGGGGGTGATCGGTCCGCCATCGCATTCTGCCGCGCCCAGAAGTTTGATTACATTTCCTGTTCGCCTTTCCGGGTGCCGGTTGCGCGACTTACAGCTGCTCAGCTGGCTTTGGCCGATCGGGTGCTACGGTAA